A genomic window from Enterobacteriaceae endosymbiont of Macroplea appendiculata includes:
- the rpmI gene encoding 50S ribosomal protein L35, with translation MLKMKTVRSVVKRFKKTGNGYYKHKQANLRHLLTKKTSKNKRSLRHKKIVYKGDTNSIKLCLPYL, from the coding sequence ATGCTAAAAATGAAGACTGTACGTAGTGTTGTAAAAAGATTTAAAAAAACTGGTAATGGTTATTACAAACATAAACAGGCTAATTTACGACATTTATTAACTAAAAAGACTTCTAAAAATAAACGTTCATTACGACACAAAAAAATTGTTTATAAAGGAGATACTAATTCTATAAAATTATGTTTACCTTATTTATAA
- the infC gene encoding translation initiation factor IF-3 has product MVKKKTSLTHPNKINEEIIGDKVRLIGINGEQIGIIKFEHALIKAKSVGFDLVEINAGAVPPVCRIMNYGKFLYIKNKTFKEQKRKQKIIHLKEIKFRPGTDIGDYNVKLRHAKRFLKQGDKIKVTLRFRGREMMHVQIGLTILYRVKNDLQNLAMVETFPTKIENRQMIMILIPKKK; this is encoded by the coding sequence ATTGTTAAAAAAAAAACATCATTAACACATCCTAATAAAATAAATGAAGAAATTATTGGTGATAAAGTTAGATTAATAGGAATTAATGGTGAACAAATAGGTATAATAAAATTTGAACATGCACTAATAAAAGCTAAAAGTGTTGGGTTTGATTTAGTTGAAATTAATGCTGGCGCTGTTCCTCCTGTATGTCGCATAATGAATTATGGGAAATTTTTGTATATTAAAAATAAAACTTTTAAAGAACAAAAAAGAAAACAAAAAATTATACATTTAAAAGAAATAAAATTTAGACCAGGAACTGATATAGGAGATTATAATGTTAAATTACGTCATGCAAAACGTTTTTTAAAACAAGGAGATAAAATTAAAGTTACTCTCAGATTTAGAGGTAGAGAGATGATGCATGTCCAAATTGGTTTAACTATATTATATCGTGTAAAAAATGATTTACAAAACTTAGCTATGGTAGAGACATTCCCTACTAAGATAGAAAACAGACAAATGATCATGATATTAATTCCTAAAAAAAAATAA
- the pheS gene encoding phenylalanine--tRNA ligase subunit alpha, which translates to MLQKDINLITNIHDLNLLKKKYLGKDSYLVKQINILKKQQDHTKIIPLYHYKKKIFQIILDYKQKIDNKNINNSISHETIDITLPGSPNNIGAIHPINYIINQTKKFFQKLDFQEIQGPEIENCYYNFDALNISQDHSIRTKQDTFWINKDILLRTQTSNMQIRIMKIIKPPIRILTYGKVYRNDYDNKHTPMFHQMEGLVVDKQISLTDLKNILLDFINYLFPKKYKIRCRPSYFPFTEPSLEIDIMAQNTNVWIEILGAGLIHPNVLKNVNIDSCKYSGYAFGIGIERLTMLYFNITDIRLLFENDIRFLQQFKYNKVIS; encoded by the coding sequence ATGCTACAAAAGGATATTAATCTTATAACTAATATCCATGATTTAAATTTATTGAAAAAAAAATATTTAGGTAAAGATAGTTATCTTGTAAAACAAATTAATATTTTAAAAAAACAACAAGACCATACTAAAATTATTCCTTTATATCATTATAAAAAAAAAATTTTTCAAATAATATTAGATTATAAACAAAAAATAGATAATAAAAATATTAATAATAGTATATCTCATGAAACAATTGATATTACTTTACCAGGAAGCCCAAATAATATTGGTGCAATCCATCCTATTAATTACATTATTAATCAAACCAAAAAATTTTTTCAAAAATTAGATTTTCAAGAAATACAAGGTCCGGAAATTGAAAATTGTTATTACAATTTTGATGCATTGAATATTTCTCAAGATCATTCTATACGTACTAAACAAGATACTTTTTGGATTAATAAAGATATTTTGTTAAGAACACAAACTTCTAATATGCAAATTAGAATTATGAAAATTATTAAACCACCTATTCGCATATTAACTTATGGTAAAGTATATCGTAATGATTATGATAATAAACATACACCCATGTTTCATCAAATGGAAGGGTTAGTTGTAGATAAACAAATTAGTTTAACTGATTTAAAAAATATATTATTAGATTTTATAAACTATTTGTTCCCTAAAAAATATAAAATACGTTGTAGACCTTCTTATTTTCCTTTTACAGAACCTTCTTTAGAAATTGATATTATGGCACAAAATACAAATGTATGGATAGAGATATTAGGTGCAGGATTAATACATCCAAATGTCTTAAAAAATGTTAATATTGATTCTTGTAAGTATTCTGGATATGCTTTTGGCATTGGAATAGAAAGACTAACTATGTTATATTTTAACATAACAGATATACGTTTATTATTTGAAAATGATATACGATTTTTGCAACAATTTAAATATAATAAAGTAATTAGTTAA
- the rplT gene encoding 50S ribosomal protein L20 encodes MVRIKRGVIAHAKHKKILKQAKGYYSARSRTYRSAYQAVIKAGQYSYRDRRQRKRMFRRLWITQINAALKQNNIKYSNFINILKKTNIQLNRKILAEIAVNKVHFTNLVTTITQKIS; translated from the coding sequence ATGGTTAGAATTAAAAGAGGTGTTATTGCACATGCAAAACATAAAAAAATTCTAAAACAAGCTAAAGGGTATTATAGTGCACGTTCACGTACATATAGATCTGCTTACCAAGCTGTTATAAAAGCGGGACAATATTCTTATAGAGATCGTCGTCAGCGTAAAAGAATGTTTAGAAGATTATGGATTACTCAAATTAATGCCGCTTTAAAACAAAATAATATAAAATATAGTAATTTTATTAATATTTTAAAAAAAACAAATATCCAACTTAATAGGAAAATATTAGCAGAAATTGCTGTAAATAAAGTTCATTTTACAAACTTAGTGACTACAATAACACAAAAGATTTCTTGA